The following coding sequences are from one Rhipicephalus microplus isolate Deutch F79 chromosome 3, USDA_Rmic, whole genome shotgun sequence window:
- the LOC119187515 gene encoding solute carrier family 22 member 16 → MSCDIAIGDMSYDRIWRMQVSQEENRTTINCHEWSYDIANKADSIVSRFNLVCDREYLYNLSEIVPLFGSGLVSPALGLVADHVGRRPVMLACAFTQLFATVANTFSETYPLFLFTRFLIFAATDVTFIATFTLLHEVTGNAHRSTFTLIDIAVPHIFVPPLLHVISIVKPRWMLANALTIVTTGLLASWCWLVEESPTWLVATRYLRRAEVTVLLAARENGVDVAKARTTFKAIEGQLRRLDTCVMADPMEAIIETMKLRRRAASVLLARFVMYATYISLIMNDVTTGIRWEAAYVLSSVVCYASALDCMRSCGIRKTLSGVMVMVSTFAVFEAMVMSRGEKVLTLYVHAGLKVFVSTGSGVTLCYTAETFPTVVRNAGICLSHFAGGMGCILGAVIIGLSGLHVFYLLSAFMVLLSAAAIQWLPEVVIEKAQLSGVATVRERKAALVASLEPHGVRSAGKYQ, encoded by the coding sequence ATGAGTTGTGACATAGCGATAGGTGATATGAGTTATGACAGAATCTGGCGTATGCAGGTAAGCCAAGAAGAAAACAGGACCACCATTAATTGCCACGAGTGGAGCTACGACATCGCGAACAAGGCAGACAGCATCGTGAGTCGTTTCAACCTAGTTTGCGACCGAGAGTACCTCTACAACTTATCTGAAATAGTGCCTCTCTTTGGTTCGGGCCTCGTATCGCCGGCACTCGGCTTGGTGGCAGACCACGTGGGAAGAAGGCCGGTAATGCTTGCATGTGCGTTCACACAGCTATTCGCCACCGTCGCAAACACTTTCTCGGAGACGTACCCGCTCTTCTTGTTCACGCGATTCCTGATATTTGCAGCGACCGACGTCACCTTCATCGCCACGTTTACCTTGCTCCACGAGGTCACAGGAAACGCGCATCGCTCGACGTTCACGCTCATCGACATTGCCGTGCCACACATTTTTGTCCCACCTCTTCTGCACGTGATCTCCATTGTCAAGCCGCGATGGATGCTCGCTAACGCACTCACCATCGTAACCACAGGCCTGCTGGCGTCCTGGTGCTGGCTAGTGGAGGAATCTCCCACTTGGCTTGTCGCCACACGCTATTTGCGCCGGGCCGAGGTCACGGTACTGCTGGCGGCCAGAGAAAATGGGGTGGACGTCGCGAAGGCCCGGACGACATTTAAGGCCATCGAGGGGCAGttgcgtagactggacacgtgCGTCATGGCGGATCCGATGGAGGCCATCATTGAGACGATGAAACTGCGTCGTAGGGCGGCATCTGTTCTGCTGGCCAGGTTCGTTATGTACGCGACCTACATCAGCCTCATCATGAATGACGTGACCACAGGTATTCGCTGGGAGGCGGCATACGTCCTTTCCTCGGTTGTCTGCTATGCCTCGGCGCTCGATTGCATGCGCAGCTGCGGGATCCGAAAGACTCTCTCCGGCGTAATGGTCATGGTGAGCACGTTCGCCGTTTTCGAAGCTATGGTGATGTCCCGCGGTGAGAAGGTTCTGACGCTCTACGTGCACGCCGGGCTGAAAGTGTTCGTCTCCACTGGTTCTGGCGTGACGCTTTGTTACACGGCGGAGACCTTTCCGACGGTCGTGCGGAATGCCGGCATCTGCCTATCACACTTCGCTGGAGGAATGGGGTGCATCTTGGGTGCCGTCATCATAGGTCTTAGCGGACTGCACGTCTTCTACTTACTGTCCGCCTTCATGGTGCTGCTCAGCGCCGCGGCAATCCAATGGCTTCCGGAAGTGGTCATAGAGAAAGCGCAGTTGTCTGGCGTAGCCACCGTGCGTGAACGAAAAGCGGCGCTTGTCGCGTCACTGGAGCCCCATGGTGTAAGGTCAGCCGGTAAATACCAGTAG